From Cydia fagiglandana chromosome 24, ilCydFagi1.1, whole genome shotgun sequence, a single genomic window includes:
- the LOC134676317 gene encoding cleavage stimulation factor subunit 1 has translation MKENNGQDIDTRNVVKNRELLYRMIISQLYYDGFQPIAATLAAAVHADPCPPSDRLLNVMMVGLQHEPDRKDRLAASSGAEHLLGTTGFDLEYEMDASSLAPEPATYETAYVTSHKMACRAGAFSACGQLVATGSVDASIKILDVERMLAKSAPEEVDPGREQQGHPVIRTLYDHTDEITALDFHPREQILVSASRDCCIKLFDITKASAKKAYKSITDAEQVLCVAFHPLGDHIIASTTHPVIRLYDVTTSQCFVCPVPSHHHTKQVNTIKFSPNGKYFASGSADGSVKLWDTVSNRCFNTFVNAHDGSEVCSVVFTRNSKYLLTSGLDSSIKLWELSSSRCLIQYTGAGTTGKQEHHAQAIFNHTEDYVIFPDEATTSLCTWHSRSASRAQLMSLGHNGAVRHIVHSGTAPAFLTCSDDYRARFWFRRNTH, from the exons ATGAAGGAAAATAATGGACAAGACATTGATACCAGAAACGTTGTTAAGAACAGGGAGTTGCTCTATCGCATGATCATCAG CCAGCTGTACTATGATGGCTTCCAGCCCATAGCCGCTACCTTGGCAGCGGCCGTGCATGCGGACCCGTGCCCTCCGAGTGACAG GTTGCTGAATGTGATGATGGTGGGTCTCCAGCATGAGCCGGATCGCAAGGATCGTCTGGCAGCCTCCAGCGGAGCAGAGCATCTTCTTGGAACTACGGGCTTTG ACTTGGAGTACGAAATGGACGCGTCATCCCTCGCCCCCGAACCAGCGACCTACGAGACGGCCTACGTGACGTCACACAAGATGGCGTGCCGCGCCGGCGCGTTCAGCGCCTGCGGCCAGCTAGTGGCCACGGGCAGCGTGGACGCTAGTATCAAG ATCTTGGACGTGGAGCGTATGCTGGCCAAATCGGCGCCCGAAGAAGTGGACCCGGGCCGAGAGCAGCAGGGGCATCCTGTTATCAGGACTCT GTACGATCACACGGACGAGATAACCGCTCTGGACTTCCATCCCCGCGAACAAATCTTAGTGTCGGCGTCTCGCGATTGCTGCATTAAACTGTTTGACATCACGAAGGCGAGCGCCAAGAAAGCTTACAAGAGTATTACG GACGCCGAGCAAGTGCTATGCGTGGCCTTCCATCCCCTGGGTGACCACATTATAGCGTCCACCACCCATCCCGTGATACGTCTGTATGACGTCACAACCAGCCAGTGCTTCGTGTGCCCCGTACCAAGCCACCATCATACCAAACAAGTCAATACTATCAA GTTTTCACCAAATGGTAAATACTTCGCAAGCGGCAGCGCGGACGGCAGCGTCAAACTCTGGGACACCGTCTCCAACCGCTGTTTCAACACGTTCGTCAACGCGCACGACGGCTCTGAAGTGTGCTCCGTAGTCTTCACCAGGAACAGCAAG tATCTCCTGACTTCTGGCCTGGACTCTTCTATAAAACTATGGGAGCTATCGAGCAGCAGATGTCTTATTCAGTACACCGGGGCCGGAACTACCG GCAAGCAAGAACACCACGCGCAAGCTATATTCAACCATACTGAGGACTACGTGATATTCCCCGATGAGGCTACTACATCTTTATGTACTTGGCATTCGAGAAGCGCGTCTAGAGCTCAACTTATGTCCCTGGGACATAATGGAGCTGTCAG